The following are encoded together in the Blastocatellia bacterium genome:
- a CDS encoding class I SAM-dependent methyltransferase, protein MLQSVERPEELKQKVREFWNENPCGTKFAQAEIGTVEFFNAIEKHRYETEWHILEMANFPAWKGKTVLEVGCGLGTDAVQFARAGAIYTGVDLTPRSIELVGKRFQQQNLTGNFQVADAENLPFPDNHFDLVYSHGVLHHTPDTQKAINEVHRVIKPGGRALVMLYHRNSYNYYGNIMFFRRFGAKLLQYEWGPKVVNLITKEDINALKRLQNDMKKNPEQFFSQEEFLNQNTDGAGNPLARVYNRSEAAQLFSRFGKVETAVRFLNKRWIPIIGKFLPKAIESPLARLWGWHLWIIANK, encoded by the coding sequence GTGTTGCAAAGTGTGGAAAGACCTGAAGAATTAAAACAAAAAGTTAGAGAATTTTGGAATGAAAACCCTTGTGGGACTAAGTTTGCTCAAGCAGAAATTGGTACAGTAGAATTTTTTAATGCCATTGAAAAACATCGCTATGAAACTGAATGGCATATTTTAGAAATGGCTAATTTTCCTGCTTGGAAAGGAAAAACTGTTTTAGAAGTAGGCTGTGGTTTAGGCACCGATGCTGTACAATTTGCCCGTGCAGGTGCTATTTATACTGGCGTAGATTTAACCCCACGTTCTATTGAACTTGTAGGAAAACGTTTTCAACAGCAAAATCTAACAGGTAATTTTCAAGTTGCTGATGCTGAAAACCTCCCTTTTCCTGATAACCATTTTGACCTAGTTTATTCTCATGGAGTGTTACACCACACCCCAGACACACAAAAGGCTATTAATGAAGTTCACCGAGTAATTAAACCAGGTGGAAGAGCTTTAGTAATGCTCTATCATCGTAATTCTTATAATTATTATGGGAATATTATGTTTTTTCGTCGTTTTGGAGCTAAATTACTTCAATATGAATGGGGGCCAAAAGTAGTTAATTTAATTACTAAAGAAGATATTAATGCCCTTAAACGTCTGCAAAACGATATGAAAAAAAATCCTGAACAATTTTTTTCCCAAGAAGAGTTTCTTAATCAAAATACTGATGGTGCTGGAAATCCTTTGGCTCGGGTTTATAACCGATCGGAGGCAGCACAGCTATTTTCACGTTTTGGGAAAGTGGAAACAGCCGTAAGATTCCTTAATAAGCGTTGGATTCCTATTATTGGTAAATTTTTACCCAAAGCTATAGAATCACCCTTAGCCCGACTTTGGGGTTGGCATTTATGGATTATTGCAAATAAGTAG
- a CDS encoding SWIM zinc finger family protein, with the protein MEFNYSYKGSSAVTSHSSQTKMSFSPDTKREPTFFIGELQKNIEFREAISALHNVVVSDLRFKPKDKTAYKEWAAERDKIDVQMLAAQRTDLVEQIKVLQTELNQIYQQHTARHAQFNQAKQRFFNYLYEKERDVWFVLDPVITVHPDEVFFECFSQDESTYGRLGTSYEVFKNISEFSCGTTNIDYSATLYNEFQKIRSYKNTRFEVEPSGFEVKTQGEEDYKEVKIDLPDSWVRGFLQVSSAMSLPTTSFTLHPMDVYNICFVLRRHKENLGPRSLRYILKPGEPIKLVFDPWDIEVVCPRSIYQGTTATTIRVWGRRRILILERLIPIAKSFTVHLLGTGLPSFYVADLGDMSFTLGLSGWTANDWSTAGNFDLMAPRAEVDSFTKRRIFDALKEKWVEKPDDLSKRLGIDRNIILGALSAYTQAGRAIYDLNKSVYRVRELSRDPLPMDKLRFANAREESATSFLSQNNVKINVVEQDATGTLNILGNVKDKSKNYNTMVGIDKDERIAKATCECYWHQQNKLFKGPCEHILALRMQHSRQKR; encoded by the coding sequence GTGGAATTTAATTACTCATACAAAGGTAGTTCAGCAGTAACTAGCCATTCTAGCCAAACTAAGATGTCTTTTTCTCCTGATACTAAACGCGAGCCTACTTTTTTTATTGGCGAACTACAAAAAAATATTGAATTTCGTGAAGCTATTAGTGCTTTACACAATGTTGTAGTTTCAGACTTACGCTTTAAGCCAAAAGATAAAACAGCTTATAAAGAATGGGCAGCAGAAAGAGATAAAATAGATGTCCAAATGCTAGCAGCCCAACGAACAGACTTAGTAGAACAAATTAAAGTTTTACAAACGGAACTAAATCAAATTTATCAACAACATACAGCCCGTCATGCCCAATTTAATCAAGCTAAACAACGCTTTTTTAACTATCTTTATGAAAAAGAACGGGATGTTTGGTTTGTTTTAGATCCAGTAATTACAGTCCATCCTGATGAAGTATTTTTTGAATGTTTTAGCCAAGATGAATCTACTTATGGTCGTCTAGGTACTAGTTATGAAGTCTTTAAAAATATTAGTGAGTTTTCCTGCGGTACAACTAATATTGATTATTCTGCGACGCTTTACAATGAATTTCAAAAAATCCGTAGCTATAAAAATACTCGATTTGAAGTAGAACCTTCAGGTTTTGAAGTAAAAACTCAAGGTGAAGAAGATTATAAAGAAGTAAAAATTGACTTGCCTGATAGTTGGGTTAGAGGCTTTCTACAAGTAAGCTCTGCAATGTCTTTACCAACTACCTCTTTTACTCTACATCCAATGGATGTTTACAATATTTGTTTTGTGCTGCGTCGCCATAAAGAAAACCTTGGCCCTCGTAGCCTGCGTTATATCCTTAAACCAGGTGAGCCTATAAAATTAGTTTTTGACCCTTGGGACATTGAAGTGGTTTGTCCTCGTTCTATTTACCAAGGTACAACAGCAACTACAATTCGGGTTTGGGGTAGACGTAGAATACTTATTTTAGAAAGACTTATACCTATTGCTAAAAGTTTTACTGTTCATCTACTTGGAACTGGACTTCCATCATTCTATGTTGCTGATCTAGGAGATATGTCATTTACTTTAGGTCTATCAGGTTGGACGGCTAACGATTGGTCAACAGCAGGAAATTTTGATTTAATGGCACCTCGTGCAGAGGTAGATAGTTTTACTAAACGCCGTATTTTTGATGCACTAAAAGAAAAATGGGTAGAAAAACCAGATGATCTTTCAAAACGCCTAGGCATAGACCGTAACATTATCTTAGGTGCTTTAAGTGCTTATACTCAAGCAGGACGAGCAATTTATGACCTAAATAAATCTGTTTATCGAGTTCGTGAGTTAAGCCGCGATCCTCTACCAATGGATAAGTTAAGATTTGCTAATGCTCGTGAAGAAAGCGCGACAAGTTTTCTTTCCCAAAATAATGTAAAAATTAATGTTGTAGAACAAGACGCAACAGGAACATTAAATATTTTAGGCAATGTCAAAGATAAGTCCAAAAATTACAATACAATGGTAGGCATTGATAAAGATGAACGGATTGCTAAAGCAACTTGTGAATGTTATTGGCACCAACAAAACAAGTTATTCAAAGGCCCTTGTGAGCATATCTTAGCTTTAAGAATGCAGCATAGCCGCCAAAAACGTTAA
- a CDS encoding RNA-directed DNA polymerase, with the protein MSNQRPRTRQELYERIRQTSREEFILEEMIRFGFWPAQGEIPQDPADEIRRRGELQRQLGELNSQERNLRNEEKMLKELRKRRMEESKRKRQETKERRERQRQERAKAWQEKKKQDITYLGEGVSAGLNNKEVNSSRLNQHNLLSYSNASEIASAMNISINALRFLAFTRKTSTTSHYVRFKIPKKTGGERIISAPMPRLKAAQNWILHNILEKVTLHDAAHGFCQKHSIVTNAKHHIGAEVIVNIDLKDFFPSISYKRIKGLFLSLGYSEAAATIFGLICTEPIVEQVILDGKTYYVATSERHLPQGAPTSPALTNILCRRLDKRLSKMASNLGFTYTRYADDLTFSAKSEASRNVCNILAKTDNIVKHEGLTINSEKTRVLRKGRQQEVTGIVVNKQLSISKKTLKRFRATLFQIEKDGPDNKHWGHSKDVIASIQGFANFVYMVSPEKGRLLKTKVRAIIKKYNWKAAQRKRLPLPLTTVPPTVQEIQKVPETVIEKPQEQKTNKKWWKLF; encoded by the coding sequence ATGTCTAACCAACGTCCAAGAACCCGCCAAGAACTTTATGAACGTATTCGTCAAACTTCCCGCGAAGAGTTTATCTTAGAAGAAATGATTCGCTTTGGCTTTTGGCCTGCACAAGGAGAAATACCACAAGATCCAGCCGACGAAATTCGCCGACGTGGGGAACTCCAACGCCAATTAGGAGAACTTAACTCACAAGAACGTAATCTTCGTAATGAAGAAAAAATGCTTAAAGAATTACGTAAGCGGCGGATGGAAGAATCTAAACGTAAACGTCAAGAAACCAAAGAACGACGAGAACGCCAACGTCAAGAACGCGCTAAAGCTTGGCAGGAAAAAAAGAAACAAGACATAACTTATTTAGGTGAAGGCGTTTCCGCAGGGTTAAATAACAAAGAAGTTAATTCCAGTAGACTTAATCAACATAATTTACTTTCGTATTCTAATGCTAGTGAAATAGCATCAGCAATGAATATTTCAATTAATGCTTTAAGGTTTCTAGCTTTTACACGTAAAACTAGCACTACTTCACATTATGTTCGCTTTAAGATTCCTAAAAAAACTGGTGGAGAAAGAATTATTTCTGCTCCAATGCCACGACTTAAAGCAGCACAAAACTGGATACTTCATAACATCTTAGAAAAAGTTACACTTCATGATGCAGCGCATGGATTTTGCCAAAAGCATTCCATTGTTACTAATGCTAAACATCATATAGGGGCTGAAGTTATTGTTAACATTGACTTAAAGGATTTTTTTCCTTCCATATCTTATAAAAGAATTAAAGGGCTTTTCTTATCTTTAGGTTATTCTGAAGCAGCAGCAACTATTTTTGGATTAATTTGTACAGAACCAATAGTTGAACAAGTAATTCTTGATGGAAAAACTTATTATGTTGCTACTTCTGAAAGACATCTTCCACAAGGTGCGCCCACTAGCCCAGCTTTAACCAATATTCTTTGCCGTCGTTTAGATAAACGTCTAAGCAAGATGGCTAGCAATTTAGGTTTTACTTATACTCGTTATGCAGATGATTTAACGTTTTCTGCTAAAAGTGAAGCTAGTCGTAATGTTTGCAATATTTTAGCTAAAACTGACAACATTGTTAAACATGAGGGTTTAACAATTAATAGTGAAAAAACTCGTGTACTGCGTAAAGGCCGACAACAAGAAGTAACAGGAATTGTTGTAAATAAACAACTTAGTATATCTAAAAAAACTCTTAAACGTTTCCGGGCAACTTTATTTCAAATAGAAAAAGATGGCCCAGATAACAAACATTGGGGACACTCCAAAGATGTAATTGCATCAATACAAGGATTTGCCAATTTTGTTTATATGGTTAGCCCTGAAAAAGGGCGACTCTTAAAAACTAAAGTTCGAGCTATCATTAAAAAATATAATTGGAAAGCTGCTCAAAGGAAAAGACTTCCTCTACCATTAACAACAGTTCCGCCTACTGTTCAAGAAATTCAAAAAGTACCTGAAACAGTAATAGAAAAACCTCAAGAGCAAAAAACTAATAAGAAATGGTGGAAACTATTTTAG
- a CDS encoding MATE family efflux transporter — MQNDKKEQKFDKTIIEGSIPKAVWKMAWPTIMQNMIAGLQGLIDHTLVGHYVGYQGNAAIGVGWQIFLVIVVFMSSLSIGMSVLIAQAVGAGDKEQVNKIFYQALITALIIGCLVIAPLGYFSAPYLLDLVKAESLVKAESLPYLQIMFLFNIGLLFFFMMGGGLRAAGDAKTPLKLGAILTILNIIFNIVLIRGFGPIPALGTKGSAIGTTSAAAVMTLIGLYLLLSKKLVLRLPPLKDLAFDFSIIRSIFSLGLPAGFQGIAMNIGGVILLRFIGMLQNSAETQAAYSVAYSQLFSLITWTSVGLMSASAVITGQNLGAKKFDRVKKTVVTTSLLGFSLALIIGLLFVAIPTQMLTLFGIENPLVISIGKELLAYLSLSGIFITIALTCTGGLQGTGDTRSPLYISLVSQVIIPLGLCFFIKSFRVLQPTDIWTAILLGHFFRASLTIIRFQQRVKNLALG, encoded by the coding sequence ATGCAAAATGATAAAAAAGAACAAAAATTTGATAAAACGATAATTGAAGGCTCAATCCCAAAAGCTGTTTGGAAAATGGCTTGGCCCACGATAATGCAAAATATGATTGCTGGGCTACAAGGGCTTATAGATCATACTTTGGTTGGTCATTATGTAGGCTATCAAGGTAATGCTGCTATTGGAGTTGGTTGGCAGATTTTTTTGGTAATAGTTGTTTTTATGAGTAGTTTATCAATTGGTATGAGTGTTTTAATTGCACAAGCTGTTGGTGCTGGTGATAAAGAGCAAGTCAACAAGATATTTTACCAAGCTTTAATTACAGCATTAATTATAGGTTGTTTGGTTATTGCTCCTTTAGGTTATTTTTCCGCGCCATATTTACTAGATTTAGTAAAAGCTGAAAGTTTAGTAAAAGCTGAAAGCTTGCCATATTTGCAAATAATGTTTCTTTTTAATATTGGACTACTTTTCTTTTTTATGATGGGTGGAGGACTTCGGGCCGCAGGTGATGCTAAAACACCGCTAAAATTAGGGGCAATTTTAACAATCTTAAATATTATTTTTAATATTGTTTTAATTCGTGGTTTTGGCCCAATACCTGCACTTGGAACAAAAGGTTCAGCTATTGGAACTACTTCTGCTGCTGCTGTGATGACTTTAATAGGTCTTTATTTATTGTTAAGTAAAAAACTAGTTTTACGCCTGCCACCTCTTAAAGATCTAGCTTTTGATTTTAGTATTATTCGTAGTATTTTTAGCTTAGGACTTCCAGCAGGTTTTCAGGGCATTGCAATGAATATCGGAGGTGTAATACTTCTAAGATTTATTGGTATGTTGCAAAACAGTGCTGAAACTCAAGCTGCATATAGTGTTGCATATAGCCAACTTTTTTCCCTAATCACCTGGACATCGGTAGGGTTAATGAGTGCCTCAGCCGTTATTACAGGGCAGAATTTAGGGGCAAAAAAATTTGATAGAGTAAAGAAAACAGTTGTTACAACTAGTCTTTTAGGGTTTAGTTTAGCATTAATTATTGGCTTGCTTTTTGTTGCAATTCCTACTCAAATGCTTACTTTGTTTGGGATTGAAAACCCTTTGGTTATTAGTATTGGTAAAGAGTTACTTGCTTATTTAAGTCTTTCTGGAATATTTATCACAATAGCTTTAACTTGCACTGGAGGATTGCAAGGCACAGGAGACACTCGCAGCCCGCTTTATATTTCTCTAGTCTCACAAGTTATTATTCCTCTAGGACTTTGTTTTTTTATTAAATCCTTTCGTGTTCTACAACCTACAGATATTTGGACAGCAATTTTGCTAGGCCATTTCTTTAGAGCCTCGCTGACTATAATTAGATTTCAACAGAGAGTTAAAAACTTAGCTCTAGGGTAG
- a CDS encoding WecB/TagA/CpsF family glycosyltransferase, with translation MINGNKYWKKLISFWQNIPEPPAEAEPLSKKSKWLIITGIFLLSCLVRYLQYLDFLPLLKTGQQDFAGLTAIHDGFATEILNKGIEAVFPSSVAPGDTSLLLYPPGYPLFLSLIYSLTSKNPAGVLFAQGLLDALAAVLVFFIALELFNRTIASIAGIAVAISHHLAYYSMLLLPDSLVSVFVMAGTLFLIKAYKVSWHKEKGYKELFLAGLFYGLSCWLRGNAMLVWGFWIIAFLLMRRSIVNPAQRLAILILGTFLAISPITIRNYYLYGKFVPISLNVGNILQAGLAIADPSLGLPTTDYETLVWDAKTYNRPDYAANLISPDGFLREKDRIDRSLKIISERPIWYLGVMLNHIGIMTKYSASASLIRLELEGRKVDLKEAQRTKGSIFGLFSYYSEFGSFIDYFRPLVRTLQRIFKESVWIFVILGLLISIKNFHSWLLVVTVPFYYLLAQSTMHSEFRYVLPAHCLLFICYGVTFYTIFIAIPRQIRNAILVPDYAKRLDVAPFEQLTIPTNTKVDVNNYDPNILNFDEESKTMETPILGANEQKETISFKRPEPIMMAGVTVDNLSQTETLTLIDEYIKNKQKARFMVVVNASKLVLAQEDSELKQIILNADIVTADGMSVVWASRFLGKPLKERVTGIDTFERLVAMSAEKGYSVYFLGAKPEVIKTLVEHYQKTLPNLKIAGYHDGYFGRNEDVIEDIKQASPDVLFVAMGSPRQEKWQAANLAKLGVSFTIGVGGSFDHVAGFSQRAPLWMQKAGLEWFYRLMQEPTRLWQRYLVGNTKFMLLVLKDKKSK, from the coding sequence TTGATAAATGGCAATAAATATTGGAAAAAACTGATTTCTTTTTGGCAAAATATCCCTGAACCCCCAGCCGAAGCCGAACCACTATCAAAAAAAAGTAAATGGCTAATTATCACTGGAATTTTTCTTTTATCTTGCTTAGTCCGTTATTTACAGTATTTAGACTTCCTTCCACTACTAAAAACAGGCCAACAAGATTTTGCTGGACTAACAGCAATTCATGATGGGTTTGCTACCGAAATATTAAATAAAGGTATTGAAGCAGTATTTCCTAGCAGTGTTGCGCCAGGAGATACTAGTTTATTACTTTATCCTCCGGGTTATCCTTTATTTTTAAGTTTGATTTATAGTTTAACTAGTAAAAATCCGGCTGGAGTACTATTTGCTCAAGGGTTGCTAGATGCTTTAGCGGCTGTGCTAGTTTTTTTTATTGCCTTAGAGCTATTTAACCGAACTATTGCAAGTATTGCTGGAATTGCTGTAGCTATATCACACCATTTAGCTTATTACTCAATGTTGCTATTACCAGATAGTTTAGTGTCTGTTTTTGTAATGGCAGGAACGCTATTTTTAATTAAAGCTTATAAAGTTAGTTGGCATAAAGAAAAAGGCTATAAAGAACTTTTTTTAGCAGGTCTTTTTTATGGACTTTCTTGTTGGCTACGTGGTAATGCAATGTTGGTCTGGGGTTTTTGGATTATTGCATTTTTGCTAATGCGTAGGTCTATTGTTAATCCTGCACAACGCTTAGCTATTTTGATTTTAGGAACTTTTTTAGCTATTTCTCCAATAACTATTAGAAATTATTATTTATATGGCAAATTTGTCCCTATTTCGCTAAATGTAGGAAATATTTTACAAGCGGGACTTGCTATAGCAGATCCATCTTTAGGGCTACCAACAACAGACTATGAAACTCTAGTTTGGGATGCTAAAACCTATAACCGCCCAGATTATGCCGCAAATTTAATTTCACCAGATGGATTTTTACGTGAAAAAGACCGAATAGATCGTTCGCTAAAAATTATTTCTGAACGTCCTATTTGGTATCTTGGCGTAATGCTAAATCATATCGGAATAATGACTAAATATTCTGCTTCTGCGTCGCTAATTCGCCTAGAACTTGAGGGAAGAAAAGTTGACTTAAAAGAAGCTCAAAGAACAAAAGGCTCAATATTTGGCTTATTTAGCTACTATAGTGAATTTGGATCTTTTATAGATTACTTTAGGCCACTAGTAAGAACCTTACAGCGTATTTTTAAGGAAAGTGTTTGGATCTTTGTTATTTTAGGCTTATTAATTAGCATAAAAAATTTTCATAGTTGGTTATTAGTTGTAACAGTTCCTTTTTATTATTTACTTGCTCAATCAACTATGCACTCAGAATTTAGATATGTTTTACCTGCGCATTGTCTACTATTTATTTGTTATGGGGTAACTTTTTACACAATATTTATTGCAATACCTCGCCAAATTCGTAACGCAATATTAGTTCCTGATTATGCTAAACGTTTGGATGTTGCTCCTTTTGAACAGCTTACAATTCCTACTAATACTAAAGTAGATGTTAATAATTATGATCCAAATATATTAAATTTTGATGAAGAATCTAAAACTATGGAAACTCCTATTTTAGGAGCAAATGAGCAGAAAGAAACTATATCATTTAAGCGGCCAGAACCTATTATGATGGCTGGTGTTACGGTTGATAACCTTTCACAAACAGAAACTTTAACTTTAATAGATGAGTATATTAAAAATAAGCAAAAGGCTCGTTTTATGGTTGTAGTCAATGCTTCTAAACTTGTTTTAGCTCAAGAAGATAGTGAATTAAAGCAAATTATTCTTAATGCAGATATTGTTACTGCTGATGGAATGTCTGTTGTTTGGGCATCAAGATTTTTAGGTAAACCCTTAAAGGAACGTGTTACGGGAATTGATACTTTTGAGCGTCTAGTAGCAATGTCAGCAGAAAAAGGTTACTCAGTTTATTTTTTAGGTGCAAAGCCAGAAGTTATTAAAACACTAGTAGAACACTATCAAAAAACCTTACCTAACTTAAAAATTGCAGGTTATCACGATGGCTATTTTGGCCGTAATGAAGATGTAATTGAGGATATAAAACAGGCTTCTCCAGATGTCCTCTTTGTAGCAATGGGATCACCTCGACAGGAAAAATGGCAAGCTGCAAACCTAGCTAAACTAGGTGTAAGTTTTACTATTGGTGTAGGTGGGAGTTTTGACCATGTAGCAGGTTTTTCACAACGCGCCCCCCTTTGGATGCAAAAAGCCGGACTGGAATGGTTTTATAGGTTAATGCAGGAACCTACAAGACTTTGGCAACGCTATTTAGTTGGTAATACAAAGTTTATGCTACTAGTCCTTAAAGATAAAAAGTCTAAATAA
- a CDS encoding WGR domain-containing protein: MKLIRQTTLYYREGSSDKVYEVDLCEVSPGRYLVNFRYGRRGTNLKEGSKTTSAVALTQAQRLFAELVSEKVKKGYSEQTPTTSVTPPQPIPKVKIDNTPSSSDPRNQKILDHLSNFLSSRSNKTKHKWPIERVIWRAGELKIREATPLLINLISNSNSLRDYCIAWAWAGVQMSQPFLL, from the coding sequence ATGAAATTAATCAGACAAACTACTCTTTATTATCGTGAAGGCAGTTCTGACAAAGTTTATGAAGTTGATCTTTGTGAAGTAAGCCCCGGTCGTTATTTGGTTAATTTCCGTTATGGCCGACGTGGTACTAACTTAAAAGAAGGCTCTAAAACTACTAGTGCCGTAGCATTAACCCAAGCTCAAAGGCTTTTTGCAGAATTAGTTAGTGAAAAAGTTAAAAAAGGTTATTCAGAACAAACACCCACAACTTCTGTTACACCTCCACAACCAATCCCTAAAGTAAAAATAGATAATACCCCTAGTTCTTCAGATCCTCGCAACCAAAAGATTTTAGACCACTTAAGCAACTTTCTTTCTTCTCGTTCAAATAAAACTAAGCATAAATGGCCCATTGAACGAGTAATTTGGAGAGCAGGAGAACTAAAAATTCGTGAAGCTACTCCCCTACTTATAAATTTAATTAGCAATAGCAATAGCTTAAGAGATTATTGTATTGCTTGGGCCTGGGCTGGTGTGCAGATGAGTCAGCCGTTTCTGCTCTAG